A segment of the Streptomyces sp. NBC_00376 genome:
TGCCGGTCTCTTTCGGTTGTGCCGCATTCTCCGGCCGTACCGCTCAGCGCGCTCACGCATTCACCCGTCCTCATCTGGAAACAGGAGATACACGCGTGTCGATTGCGCAATTCGCCCTCCATGACATCACCAAGCGCTACCACGACTGCATCGTGCTCGACCGGGTCGGCTTCAGCATCAAGCCGGGCGAGAAGGTCGGTGTGATCGGCGACAACGGATCCGGCAAGTCCACACTGCTCAAGGTCCTCGCCGGCCGTGAGCAGCCCGACAACGGCATGCTCACCGTGGTCGCTCCCGGCGGCATCGGCTACCTGGCGCAGACTCTGGAGCTGCCGCTCGACGCCACCGTCCAGGACGCCGTCGACCTGGCCCTGTCCGACCTGCGCGAGCTCGAAGCGGCGATGCGCCGGACGGAGGCGGAACTGGCCGAGCACGACGCGGACGCCCCCGAATCGGAGCTGTCCGCCATCCTCCAGCGCTACGCCGTCCTCATCGAGCGGTACCAGGCGCGTGGCGGCTACGAGGCCGACGTACGGGTGGAGGTCGCGCTGCACGGCCTCGGACTGCCGGGCCTGGACCGCGACCGCAGGCTCAGGACCCTCTCCGGCGGCGAGCGCTCCCGGCTGGCACTCGCGGCGACCCTGGCCTCGGCACCGGAACTGCTGCTGCTCGACGAGCCGACCAACGACCTCGACGACGGGGCGATGGAATGGCTGGAGGACCACTTGCGGGGCCACCGCGGCACGGTGATCGCGGTCACCCACGACCGGGTGTTCCTCGACCGGCTCACCACCACGATCCTGGAGGTCGGCTCCGGCCGCGTGACCCGCTACGGCGACGGCTACGAGGGGTATCTGGCGGCCAAGGCCGTGGAACGTGCGCGGCGGCTGCGGGAGTACGAGGAGTGGCGCGCCGAACTCGACCGGAACCAGGGGCTGATCGCCTCCAACGTGGCGCGGATGGACAACATCCCGCGCAAGATGGCCCTCTCCTCGTTCGGCCACGGTGCGTACCGCAGGCGCGGACGGGACCATGGCGCGATGGCGCGGATCCGCAACGCCAAGCAACGCGTGGCCCAGCTGACCGAGAGCCCGGTCCACGCCCCCGCGGACCCGCTTTCCTTCGCGGCCCGCATCGAATCCGTGGGCCCGGAGGCGGCGGAGGAGGCGGTGGCCGAACTCACCGAGGTGAGAGTCGCGGACCGGCTGTCCGTCGGCTTCCTGCGGATCCGGCCGGGCGAGCGGCTGATGATCACCGGTCCCAACGGTGCGGGCAAGTCCACCTTGCTGCGGGTGCTTTCCGAGGAGTTGGCACCGGACAGCGGCTCGGTGCGCGTCGGTTGCCGGGTCGGGCACCTGCGGCAGGACGAGACACCCTGGCCGCCGGAACTGACCGTGCTGCGGGCCTTCGCCCACGGCCGGGGCGGCTACTTGGCGGACCACGCCGAAAAGCTGCTCTCCCTGGGCCTGTTCGGCCCGTCCGACCTACGGCGACGGGTGAAGGACCTGTCGTACGGACAGCGGCGCCGGATCGAGATCGCGCGGCTGGTCAGTGAGCCGATGGACCTGCTGTTGCTGGACGAGCCCACCAACCACCTCACCCCGGTGCTGGTCGAGGAGCTGGAGCAGGCGCTGGTGGACTTCCGGGGTGCCGTGGTCGTCGTCACCCACGACCGCCGGATGCGTTCCCGGTTCACCGGCGCCCGGCTCACCATGGACCGCGGGCACATCGCGGATTCCGGGGCGGCCTGAGCCACCTTCACCAGGGGGCCCCGGACCCCGCGTCAGGCTTTGGCACCGGCCGTGGCCGCTCCGCGGAATGTCCTTCGGTAGGTGAGCGGGGGGACGCCGATGGCCGCGTGCAGATGCTGGCGCAGCGAGGTGTCGCTGCTGAAGCCGGTCCGAGTGGCGACTTCGTCCACGGGCAGGGCGGTGGATTCCTGGAGGTGCCGGGCCCGGGCGACGCGCTGCTGGGTGAGCTAGCGCCCGGGGCTGACCCCCACCTCGTTCTGGAAGCGCCGAGCGAAGGTGCGGCGGCTCATCCGGGCGTGGGTGGCGAGGTCGGTGAAGCCAGCGGTTCGTGCAGCCGCTCCAGCGCCCACTGGCGGGTGGCGGAAGTGCTCTGCCCGGTCGGCTCCGGTACCGGCTGGTCGATGAACTGCGCCTGTCCGCCCTCCCGCCACGGCGGGACCACACAGTGCCTGGCCACCTGGTTGGCGATCGCGCTGCCGTGGTCCGTACGCACCAGATGCAGGCACATGTCGACCCCGGCGGCGGCCCCCGCCGCGGTCAGCACATCGCCGTCGTCCACGAACAGGACCTTCGGATCCAGCTGGACGTGCGGGAACCACTTGCGGAGGCATCCGCTCAGGTCCCAGTGGGTGGTGGCCCGGCGGCCGTCGAGCAGCCCGCGGCGGCCGGCACGAACGCACCGGTGCAGATGGACACCATGCGCGTGCCGGAAGATCGTCCTGGTGGTGGAGGGCCGGGAGGACCGGAACACCGACTGAGCGCGTCGGGCCGGGAGGGCCGGGTGATGCCGGGAGCGGGGGTACGCGGCGGGTGACGGCCCCGTACCCCCGCCCGCACGCCGGCACGTCCCTCACGCACCGAGGATTCGCAGCCGCTGCGTATCCATTCGAACTTTGGCAACTCTCCGAAGTCGCGCATCTACACTGTGCCCATGTCGCGCGAAGGTGCGGGACTTGAGCATCACGGGGACGCCATGGGATTCGGCTTCGGGCAGCGGCGCGGCGGGCAACCCCCCGCCGAGCGGACCAGTTTCGTCGGACGTGCCGAGGAGATCTCGCTGATCCAGGAAGCCTTCCGCGAGGTACGGCTCGTCACCCTGGTGGGCCCCGGCGGTGTCGGCAAGAGCCGCACCGCCCTGCGTGCGGCGGAGGGCCTGCGGGAACGGTTCCCGGACGGGGTGTGGCTGGCCGAGCTGTCGGCCCTGTCCGACCCCGAACTGGTACCCGCGACGCTGGCCACCGTGCTGGGCGTCCCGGACCAGGCCGGTATGGAACCCCTGGACGCGGTCGTCGCCCATCTCAAGGGGCAGCAGCTGCTCATCGTGCTCGACACCTGCGAGCACATGGTCGACGCCTGCGCCGTTCTCTGCGACGTCCTGCTGCGCGAGGCCGCCGAGGTGTGTGTACTGGCCACCAGCCGGCAGCCCCTCGACGTGGCCGACGAGCGGACGATGCCGATCGCCCCGCTCGGCGTGGACGACGCCGTGGAGCTGTTCACGCAGCGAGCCGCCCGCGTCCTGCCGGGCTGGACCATCACCGAAGCCAACCGGACACAGACGCTGGCGCTCGTCGAACGGCTCGACAGAATCCCGCTCGCCCTCGAACTGGCCGCCGTGCGGCTGCGGGTCGCCCCCCTGGCCGAGCTGGTGGCCCGGCTGGACCGCCGGTTCGAGGTGTTCACCGGCGGGCAGCGCGCGGCCTGCGCCCGGCACCAGACGCTCCGTACCACCATCGGCTGGTCCCACGAGCTCTGCACACCGGCGGAGCGGCTGCTGTGGGCGCGCCTGTCCGTCTTCGCCGGGCCATTCGAACTGTCGGCCGCGGAACGGGTGGGCGGGGACGACGGGCTCCCGTCCGACGCCGTCCTGGAGGCGCTGTTCGGCCTGGTGGACAAGTCGGTCGTGCAGCGCGTCGGCGAGGACGGGGCGCGCTACCGGTTCCTGGACACGATCCGGGAGTACGGTGCCGAGCGCCTCGACGAGGAGAGCGACGCGGCCGCCGTGCGCGGGCGGCACTTCGAGTACCACCGGGACACGGCCGGGCGCCTGTGGGCCGAACTCATCACCCCGGCGCAGGCCGAGCTCCATCGAGCGGTGCGCAGCCAGATCGCCGACATCCGGGCCGCGATGAAGTACGCCTTCACGGTCCCGGACCGTGCGGTGGAAGGGCTGAGCCTCGCCGTGCAGCTCGCCCCGCACTGGAGGGCGACCGGCACCCTGTCCGAGGGGCTGTACTGGATCGACAAGGGGCTCCGCCTGGTGCCCGAGGACTGCTCGGAGCGGGCCTGGGGCCTGTTCATGACCGGAGTGTTCGCCACCTGGACCGCCGACCTGGCAGTGGCGCCGGCCTTTTTCCAGCAGGCGCGGGAGGCCGCGCTGAACTGCGACGAACAGCGCGTGGCACTGTTCACGGAGCCGTACATCGGATCGATGCGAGCGCTCTGCGGCGAGATCGACGAGGGACTGGCCGATCTGGAACAGGGGCGTCGGCGGATCGTCGCCGTGGGCGACTCGCTGG
Coding sequences within it:
- a CDS encoding TlrC/CarA/OleB/SrmB family ABC-F type ribosomal protection protein, producing MSIAQFALHDITKRYHDCIVLDRVGFSIKPGEKVGVIGDNGSGKSTLLKVLAGREQPDNGMLTVVAPGGIGYLAQTLELPLDATVQDAVDLALSDLRELEAAMRRTEAELAEHDADAPESELSAILQRYAVLIERYQARGGYEADVRVEVALHGLGLPGLDRDRRLRTLSGGERSRLALAATLASAPELLLLDEPTNDLDDGAMEWLEDHLRGHRGTVIAVTHDRVFLDRLTTTILEVGSGRVTRYGDGYEGYLAAKAVERARRLREYEEWRAELDRNQGLIASNVARMDNIPRKMALSSFGHGAYRRRGRDHGAMARIRNAKQRVAQLTESPVHAPADPLSFAARIESVGPEAAEEAVAELTEVRVADRLSVGFLRIRPGERLMITGPNGAGKSTLLRVLSEELAPDSGSVRVGCRVGHLRQDETPWPPELTVLRAFAHGRGGYLADHAEKLLSLGLFGPSDLRRRVKDLSYGQRRRIEIARLVSEPMDLLLLDEPTNHLTPVLVEELEQALVDFRGAVVVVTHDRRMRSRFTGARLTMDRGHIADSGAA
- a CDS encoding ATP-binding protein; amino-acid sequence: MGFGFGQRRGGQPPAERTSFVGRAEEISLIQEAFREVRLVTLVGPGGVGKSRTALRAAEGLRERFPDGVWLAELSALSDPELVPATLATVLGVPDQAGMEPLDAVVAHLKGQQLLIVLDTCEHMVDACAVLCDVLLREAAEVCVLATSRQPLDVADERTMPIAPLGVDDAVELFTQRAARVLPGWTITEANRTQTLALVERLDRIPLALELAAVRLRVAPLAELVARLDRRFEVFTGGQRAACARHQTLRTTIGWSHELCTPAERLLWARLSVFAGPFELSAAERVGGDDGLPSDAVLEALFGLVDKSVVQRVGEDGARYRFLDTIREYGAERLDEESDAAAVRGRHFEYHRDTAGRLWAELITPAQAELHRAVRSQIADIRAAMKYAFTVPDRAVEGLSLAVQLAPHWRATGTLSEGLYWIDKGLRLVPEDCSERAWGLFMTGVFATWTADLAVAPAFFQQAREAALNCDEQRVALFTEPYIGSMRALCGEIDEGLADLEQGRRRIVAVGDSLGISMVHYEGALLRAVLGDPDGALELCEVGLAHLDGTGDRQFYGSTLLAQGFILWLAGRHEEAADALRQALDSISEIGDVLVAALCCLGLAWHAAERGRYVRAAWLLGYAEGARRLSGDPVAMLASLLDQQEATRNALREALGDTEYERWHGVGARLSGTEILHAVRADTDSPLSAGRLPRSRQGSTPADVLTPREREVATLVASGLSNREVAEQLVISKRTADTHVERILTKLAIDSRTEIASVLSP